From the Mycobacteriales bacterium genome, the window GAGTCAGTGGCAGTCGACACAGCGGCTCCGGGCGCGGCTCCACAGCGGCTGGCTGCTCAACCATCGACAGACTAGCGCCGGTTCGGCCCGTACGACATGTCCACGAGCGTGGACAGACGGGTGCCGGGGCGGGTGCCGACCAGCCGCCCAGTAGGGTGCGCGCCAGCTGAGCCGACAGCTGCGGTGACGGCCCGCCACGTCCGTGTTCGAGCCGGTGCCGGGTGCGGCCGCTACCGCGGCGATGCTGCACGTCAGCGACGGACGATCGCCCACCGGATCCACGGCGTCGAGGACCTGCTCGGCCGGAGCGTCCCCGCCCGCGCCACGGAGCTCGCGGCCGCCGTCCGGCCGCACCGCGTCCTCAACCCGTGACCGCGTCCTCGATCGTGGCGTACAGGACGAAGACCTGGTCCAAGCCGGTGATCCGGAGCAGCTTGAGCATGGGGCCGGCCGGACACACCAACGACAGGTCGCCGTCCATGTCCTTCGCGCGGTTCAGACCCTCGACGAGCGCTCCGAGCCCGGAAGAGTCGAGGAACTGGACGTCGCCGAGATCGACGATCAGGCGCCGCTCCGGTCCGGTGAGGTCGGCGAGGGCGAGCCGGAGCATCGGGGAGGTGTGGATGTCGACCTCGCCGGACACCGAGAGCACGGTGTGACCGGCGTGGTCACGACTGGCTGTCGAGAAGTTCACGGTCTTTCCGTCCGAGCGAGGGGCACGAAGCATGGCTGCCGCGGACTCACCGATACGGGTAATACCCCCCTGGCGCCGGCCGCGACACTCACATTGCGGGGCCCGCCCCGGCTCAGACGTGCTCGACCTTCAGGTGCGCGAGCAGGGTCGTCATGTCCCACAGCGTCCGGTGTCTCTCGACCGCCGATCGGCGTACGACGACCACCGACACCGCGAGCACCTCGACGGTCCGGCCGGTCGGGGCGACGCCGGGAAGCAGCCAGGGCAGCTCGCGGTCGTGGGTGAAGCTGACCATGTCCTCCTGCGCGACCCGCCACCGGTCACCCGTTCTCGAGACCCGGCGGAACTCGAGGTCGGGCGGCAGGTGGGGCAGCACGTCCTCGCGGAGGTACCGGCGCAGCTCGTCCACGCCGGTGGCACCGCTGCCGGTCGGGTGGTTCACGAGGGCGACGTCCTCGGTGGCCAGCGCCGCGGCCGCGTCCACGTCGGAGGCGGCGTAGATCGCCGAGTGGAACGCGTCGCGGATCCGTTCGACCTCGACCATCCGGTCCTGCACGCCTTTGGTCATCGTGCCAGCGCTCCCGGATCGGCTCGGCGAACCCACCTCACCGTAGCTCGGCGCGGTGACGATCCCGCGCCGGAAATCTCCCGTTCCATGACGCGGAGGTAGGATCGCCGAGGCCGATCCACGCGACGATGCGGAGGTAGCCGATGGCCGGCGAGGCACTGCACGCGCTGCTCGGCGGCGGTCAGCCGGGGCACGCCGCGTTCGTCGTCCCCGAGGACGGGCAGGTCGTCAGCTACGCGGAGATGGCCGAGCGGATCGAGACCCTCGCCGGCCGGCTGGCCGCGGCCGGGGTCCGGCGGGGCGACCGGGTGGCGCTGACGCTGCCCAACAGCCCCGACTTCGTCCAGCTGCTGCTCGCCGTCACCCTCCTCGGCGCGGCGGCGGCGCCGCTCAACCCGGCGTACACCGAGACCGAGAACACGTTCTACCTCCAGGACGTGGCCCCCCGGCTGCTGCTGATGCCGGCCAGCCGGCCCGCGGCCGCCGCGGCTGCCGCCGCCGGCACCGGCACCGCCGTGCTGGGTGTCGCCGACGCCGCCGATGGACCGCCGGACCTGATCCGCGACGGAGAGCCGGTGACCGGGCGGGCCGCGTTCGAGCGCGGCACACCCGACGACGTCGCGATCGTCCTGCACACCAGCGGCACCACCAGCCGGCCGAAGCAGGTGCCGCTGCTGCACCGCAACCTGATGGCCTCCACCAGGAGCGTCGCCGACCACTTCCGGCTCGGTCCCGACGACGTGTCCTTCTGCGTGATGCCGCTGTTCCACGTGCACGGGCTGATCGCGTCGACGTTCGCGGCCCTGGCCGCCGGGGGGACCGTGGTGTCCCCGCGCCGGCTCACCCCCCAGCGGTTCTGGCGGCAGGCCCGCGAGTCCGGGACGACCTGGCTGTCGGCCGGGCCGACGCTGCACCAGATGCTGCTGGACAAGATCGACGCCGACGGCGCCCCGGACACCCTGCGGTTCGTACGGTCGTGCAGCTCGGCGCTCGCGCCCGAGCTGCTGCACCGGGCCGAGGGCAGTTACGGGGTGCCGATGCTGGAGTCGTACGGGATGACCGAGGCCAGCCACCAGATGGCCGCCAACCCGCTGCCGCCCGGGGAGCGGGTGCCCGGTTCGGTCGGCGTGCCGGCCGGCGCCGAGATCGGCATCGCCGGCACCAGCGGCACTCTGCTGCCCGCGGGCGAGGCCGGCGAGGTCGTCATCCGCGGCCCCGGCGTGATGTCCGGGTACGTGAACAACCCCGCGGCGACGGCCGAGGCGTTCTTCGGCGACTGGTTCCGTACCGGCGACCGCGGCGTCCTGCGGGACGGCTACCTCCACCTGGAGGGCCGGATCAAGGAGATGATCATCCGCGGCGGCGAGAACATCGGGCCGGCCGAGATCGAGCAGGCCCTGCTGGCCCACCCGGCGGTGACGGACGCGGTCTGCTTCGGCGTCCCCGACGACAAGTACGGCGAGGTGCCGGCCGCGGCGGTCACCCTCACCGGAGACGTGGAACCGCGCGAGCTGATCCGTTTCTGCCGCGAGCGGCTCGCCGCGTTCAAGGTTCCCGCCGTGATCCACGTGCTGCCGGAGATCCCCCGTACGGCGACCGGCAAGGTGCAGCGCCGCCGGGTCGGCGAGTTCGTGGAGAGCCGACAGGCGGCGGA encodes:
- a CDS encoding STAS domain-containing protein encodes the protein MNFSTASRDHAGHTVLSVSGEVDIHTSPMLRLALADLTGPERRLIVDLGDVQFLDSSGLGALVEGLNRAKDMDGDLSLVCPAGPMLKLLRITGLDQVFVLYATIEDAVTG
- a CDS encoding nuclear transport factor 2 family protein, whose protein sequence is MTKGVQDRMVEVERIRDAFHSAIYAASDVDAAAALATEDVALVNHPTGSGATGVDELRRYLREDVLPHLPPDLEFRRVSRTGDRWRVAQEDMVSFTHDRELPWLLPGVAPTGRTVEVLAVSVVVVRRSAVERHRTLWDMTTLLAHLKVEHV
- a CDS encoding AMP-binding protein, yielding MAGEALHALLGGGQPGHAAFVVPEDGQVVSYAEMAERIETLAGRLAAAGVRRGDRVALTLPNSPDFVQLLLAVTLLGAAAAPLNPAYTETENTFYLQDVAPRLLLMPASRPAAAAAAAAGTGTAVLGVADAADGPPDLIRDGEPVTGRAAFERGTPDDVAIVLHTSGTTSRPKQVPLLHRNLMASTRSVADHFRLGPDDVSFCVMPLFHVHGLIASTFAALAAGGTVVSPRRLTPQRFWRQARESGTTWLSAGPTLHQMLLDKIDADGAPDTLRFVRSCSSALAPELLHRAEGSYGVPMLESYGMTEASHQMAANPLPPGERVPGSVGVPAGAEIGIAGTSGTLLPAGEAGEVVIRGPGVMSGYVNNPAATAEAFFGDWFRTGDRGVLRDGYLHLEGRIKEMIIRGGENIGPAEIEQALLAHPAVTDAVCFGVPDDKYGEVPAAAVTLTGDVEPRELIRFCRERLAAFKVPAVIHVLPEIPRTATGKVQRRRVGEFVESRQAAE